The Alkalihalobacillus sp. TS-13 genomic interval TCATGGCCACGGGGCTCGTACATCAGCAATTTCCGTATCCAATCGTAATCACGTTTCATATGAAGCATTTTATCAGCCATAGTCAGGCCTTCTAACTTTGGCAATCCACTGATGACAGTCCGTGTAGGATTACCGCCCGTGTGGGTATCGATCGTAGTAAACAGTCTATCAGCCTTCATTTTTTTGCCACCTTCTTTTTAAATCGGTTATAGCTCAACGGTTCAACGGGGATGGTCGTCTTTTCTCCCATGACAAGTTGTGTAATGACTTTTCCTGTAATGGCAGCTAAACTGATCCCATCTCCTTCATGACCCGCAGCAATATAAAAGCCTGGAACTTCTTCAACAGGAGAGACGATCGGTAAATGATCCTCTGTCCAGGGCCGAAGCCCAGCATAAGTTCGTATCACCATCATGTCAGACATTTTCGGATAGAATCGGATTGCCCTTTTAGCAACACATCGAGCAACTTCAAAATCAACTGTCGTATCATATCCAACGAACTCGCGACTGCTTCCGATCAGAAAGTTTTGACTTTCTGTCGGCTCGAAAACGAGTGCAGCTCCATATTTTTCAATGTCTTCTTCCACACGACGCTCTCCCCCGAATTTAGAGATCAGATAGCCGAACTCCATCACTTTCCGCATCCCGACAGGAGAGCTGCGGGAAGCTACAATGATATGCCCTTTTCTCGGGACAATGGGAATAGGGACATCAAGCATTCGGCCGATATGGTTTGCCCAAACCCCCGCTGCATTGATCACTTTATTTGCTGTAACTGTTCCTGTTGTTGTTCCAATATTAAAAGTGCCATCATTCTTTCTTTTAATCGTTTTGACTTCGGTATTCGGAAAAAGCTTCGCCCCCTTTTTCTTGGCATCATGAAAGAGAGAAAAAGCAAACATGTAAGGGTTGACAGTTGCGTCTGTCTCACATTCAAGCCCACCTGGGAGATCATCAGCGAAATATGCGGATTCCTGGCGTATATCTTGACGATCAAGCATTCGAAAAGACAAGCCTGCCTCCCTTTGACGGTTGACCCACTTGCTTGCAGCTTCCATCTCATCTTCCGTTTCACAAACTAAAATGCTTCCTGGAGATCTGTACTCAAACGGCAGCTCAAGCTTTTGACTGAGTTCCTTAACCAACTTCTGGCTTTCTAAAGACATTTTGCTGTCGAAGCCCGGATCCTTATCAATCGCTAAAATATTCCCATCGCATTTTGAGGAGGTCCCACTCACCAGCTCTCCTTTTTCG includes:
- a CDS encoding FAD-binding oxidoreductase, which codes for MRNVTTEVAVIGGGIIGAAITYYLTQSEMEVMVLEKGELVSGTSSKCDGNILAIDKDPGFDSKMSLESQKLVKELSQKLELPFEYRSPGSILVCETEDEMEAASKWVNRQREAGLSFRMLDRQDIRQESAYFADDLPGGLECETDATVNPYMFAFSLFHDAKKKGAKLFPNTEVKTIKRKNDGTFNIGTTTGTVTANKVINAAGVWANHIGRMLDVPIPIVPRKGHIIVASRSSPVGMRKVMEFGYLISKFGGERRVEEDIEKYGAALVFEPTESQNFLIGSSREFVGYDTTVDFEVARCVAKRAIRFYPKMSDMMVIRTYAGLRPWTEDHLPIVSPVEEVPGFYIAAGHEGDGISLAAITGKVITQLVMGEKTTIPVEPLSYNRFKKKVAKK